In one Desulfoferula mesophila genomic region, the following are encoded:
- a CDS encoding LpxI family protein, producing the protein MARRTIGLIAGKSQFPLLFARSARAQGHRVVAVAFKGETLPALEQEVDSLTWVQLGQLGKLMKAFKSQGVTQAAMCGGVTKPRMFDLKPDLKALGLIKKIRHMADDGILRTFADYLGEQGIEILPSHELMPELLARPGVYTARGPGDEEREDIEVGWQVAAELGKLDIGQCVVVRGRAVLAVEAMEGTDQCIRRGGELAGGQGAVVIKRCKPNQDRRFDLPSVGGDTVAVMAAAGASCLVVEAGRTLFFDLEQAVKLADASGICILGRG; encoded by the coding sequence ATGGCACGGCGCACCATAGGCCTCATTGCCGGCAAAAGCCAGTTCCCCCTGCTGTTCGCCCGCTCCGCCAGGGCCCAGGGTCACCGCGTGGTGGCCGTGGCCTTCAAGGGCGAGACCCTGCCCGCCTTGGAGCAGGAGGTGGACAGCCTCACCTGGGTGCAGCTGGGCCAGTTGGGCAAGCTGATGAAGGCCTTCAAGAGCCAGGGCGTGACCCAGGCGGCCATGTGCGGCGGGGTGACCAAGCCGCGCATGTTCGACCTCAAGCCGGACCTCAAGGCCCTGGGGCTGATCAAAAAGATTCGCCACATGGCCGACGACGGCATTCTGCGCACCTTTGCCGACTACCTGGGCGAGCAGGGCATAGAGATTCTGCCCAGCCACGAGCTGATGCCCGAGCTGCTGGCCCGGCCCGGCGTGTACACCGCGCGGGGGCCCGGCGACGAGGAGCGCGAGGACATCGAGGTGGGCTGGCAGGTGGCCGCCGAGTTGGGCAAGCTGGACATAGGCCAATGCGTGGTGGTGCGGGGCAGGGCGGTGCTGGCCGTGGAGGCCATGGAAGGCACCGACCAGTGCATCCGCCGGGGCGGCGAGCTGGCCGGGGGCCAGGGCGCGGTGGTGATCAAACGCTGCAAGCCGAACCAGGACCGCCGCTTCGACCTGCCCTCGGTGGGCGGCGACACCGTGGCGGTGATGGCCGCGGCCGGAGCCTCCTGCCTGGTGGTGGAGGCGGGGCGCACCCTGTTTTTCGACCTGGAACAGGCCGTCAAGCTGGCCGACGCTTCGGGCATCTGCATCCTGGGCCGCGGCTGA
- the lpxA gene encoding acyl-ACP--UDP-N-acetylglucosamine O-acyltransferase, which yields MEIHPTAVVHDSAQLALGVKVGAFAHIGPEVSIGPGTRVDHHANIERLTTIGADCHIWPYASVGTDPQDLKFGDERTFLQIGDRVLIREFVTVNRGTGEGGGVTRLGDECLLMAYSHVAHDCQLGQRVIMANGATLGGHVHIEDYVGLGGMVAIHQFTRIGTRAYIGGMSGVAQDQPPYCLCEGNRCKPHGLNVIGLKRAGFSEETLEALKAAYRIIFRTHTPIQKAMEQVRAEVPGVPEVIHLLDFIASSERGVAR from the coding sequence ATGGAGATTCATCCCACCGCGGTGGTTCACGACAGCGCCCAGCTGGCCCTCGGGGTCAAGGTGGGCGCTTTTGCCCACATCGGGCCCGAGGTGTCCATAGGACCGGGCACCCGGGTGGACCACCACGCCAACATCGAACGCTTGACCACCATCGGGGCCGACTGCCACATCTGGCCCTACGCCTCGGTGGGCACCGATCCCCAGGATCTGAAGTTCGGCGACGAACGCACCTTCCTGCAGATCGGCGACCGGGTGCTGATCCGCGAGTTCGTCACCGTCAACCGGGGCACCGGAGAAGGCGGCGGCGTGACCCGCCTGGGCGACGAATGCCTTTTGATGGCCTATTCCCACGTGGCCCACGATTGTCAGTTGGGCCAGCGGGTCATCATGGCCAACGGGGCCACCCTGGGCGGCCACGTGCACATAGAAGATTACGTGGGCCTGGGCGGCATGGTGGCCATCCACCAGTTCACCCGCATCGGCACCCGAGCCTATATCGGGGGCATGAGCGGCGTGGCCCAGGACCAGCCGCCGTATTGCCTGTGCGAAGGCAACCGTTGCAAGCCCCACGGCCTGAATGTCATCGGCCTGAAGCGGGCCGGCTTTTCCGAAGAGACCCTGGAGGCGCTCAAAGCCGCCTACCGCATCATCTTCCGCACCCACACCCCCATCCAAAAGGCCATGGAGCAAGTCCGCGCCGAGGTTCCCGGCGTGCCGGAGGTCATCCACCTGTTGGACTTCATAGCCTCCAGCGAGCGGGGAGTCGCTCGTTAG
- the fabZ gene encoding 3-hydroxyacyl-ACP dehydratase FabZ, which translates to MPDGELNLTDILKILPHRYPVLLVDRVLEVRLPEYVKAMKNVTYNEAFFQGHFPGQPVMPGVLIIEAMAQTGGILAYQSHPEAKDRLFYFMGMDKVKFRRPVIPGDQLIMELTAVHRSTRAWKMIGKAFVDDQLAVQAELTAALVQ; encoded by the coding sequence ATGCCTGATGGAGAGCTGAACCTCACCGACATATTGAAAATCCTGCCCCACCGCTATCCTGTGCTGCTGGTGGATCGCGTTTTGGAAGTGAGGCTTCCCGAATACGTGAAGGCCATGAAAAACGTGACCTATAACGAGGCTTTTTTTCAGGGGCACTTTCCCGGTCAGCCGGTGATGCCCGGTGTGCTGATCATCGAAGCCATGGCCCAGACCGGCGGCATCCTGGCCTACCAGTCCCACCCCGAAGCCAAGGACCGGTTGTTCTATTTCATGGGTATGGATAAGGTCAAGTTCCGCAGGCCGGTGATCCCCGGTGATCAATTGATCATGGAGCTCACCGCGGTGCACCGCTCCACCAGGGCCTGGAAAATGATCGGCAAGGCCTTTGTGGACGACCAGTTGGCCGTGCAGGCCGAGCTTACGGCGGCCCTGGTGCAATAA
- the lpxD gene encoding UDP-3-O-(3-hydroxymyristoyl)glucosamine N-acyltransferase, with protein MKISLGQLALLLGGALEGPAEREVSGIKGLEQAGSEDLSFLANPKYAPLLESCRAGVVLVSRGQKVPEGLAVIRVDNPYLAYAQVLTKATAKPYEPLGVHPKAVVEPDAVLGADCSIHALAYVGAGAKLGDRVVVHPGAYLGPGVRVGSDTVIHANAAVYHDCSIGSRCVIHGGVVIGADGYGFVFDGERHFKIPQIGIVQIDDDVELGAGTTIDRAANGRTWIQRGVKTDDQVHIAHGCVIGENSLLVAQVGISGSSTLGKGVVLGGKVGVAGHITIGDGAMVGGGSGVAQSVEAGEVVSGYPVMPHRLWLRTRGLVKRLPEIFSRVKALEDRLGRDEEK; from the coding sequence GTGAAGATTAGCCTGGGCCAGTTGGCCCTTTTGTTGGGAGGCGCCCTGGAAGGCCCGGCCGAGCGAGAGGTCTCGGGCATAAAGGGCCTGGAGCAAGCCGGCTCCGAGGATTTGTCTTTCCTGGCCAACCCCAAGTACGCCCCGCTGCTGGAAAGTTGCCGGGCGGGCGTGGTCTTGGTGTCGCGCGGCCAGAAGGTCCCCGAGGGGCTGGCGGTCATCCGGGTGGACAACCCCTACCTGGCCTATGCCCAGGTATTGACCAAGGCCACGGCCAAGCCCTATGAGCCGCTGGGGGTTCATCCCAAGGCGGTGGTGGAGCCGGACGCGGTGTTGGGGGCGGACTGCTCAATTCACGCGTTGGCCTATGTGGGAGCCGGGGCCAAGCTGGGCGATAGGGTGGTGGTGCATCCGGGCGCCTACCTGGGCCCCGGAGTGAGGGTGGGCTCGGATACGGTCATCCACGCCAACGCGGCGGTGTACCACGATTGCAGCATAGGCAGCCGTTGCGTCATCCACGGTGGAGTGGTCATCGGAGCCGACGGCTACGGCTTCGTGTTCGACGGTGAGCGCCACTTCAAGATCCCCCAGATCGGCATCGTGCAGATCGATGACGACGTGGAGCTGGGGGCGGGCACCACTATCGACCGCGCGGCCAACGGCCGCACCTGGATACAGCGCGGGGTCAAGACCGACGACCAGGTGCACATCGCCCATGGCTGCGTCATCGGCGAAAACAGCCTGTTGGTGGCCCAGGTGGGCATCAGCGGCTCCAGCACCCTGGGCAAGGGCGTGGTTCTGGGGGGCAAGGTAGGCGTGGCCGGGCATATCACCATTGGCGACGGGGCCATGGTGGGCGGCGGCTCCGGAGTGGCCCAGTCGGTCGAGGCCGGCGAGGTGGTCAGCGGATACCCGGTAATGCCCCACCGCCTATGGCTGCGCACCAGGGGGCTGGTAAAGCGCCTGCCGGAGATATTCAGCCGGGTCAAGGCCCTGGAAGACCGGCTGGGGCGTGACGAGGAAAAGTAG
- a CDS encoding OmpH family outer membrane protein — translation MLQSKHGKLTILLGLLLTAFWLAPVAAHAQSKIGVINMEQAVNDCKQGKRSQAELRRKAAKLEEELKQLNEEVAKLRKDLENTAMLLKPEAKLAKEREFERKARRLNDRRRDAQQEVREAQRDAFAPILRRMQGIIKALGAKGGFALITEARTALYFPQSSDITSEVIAAYDKKYP, via the coding sequence ATGTTACAGTCCAAACACGGCAAACTTACCATCTTGCTGGGACTCTTATTGACCGCGTTTTGGCTGGCGCCCGTCGCCGCTCATGCCCAGTCCAAAATCGGCGTGATCAACATGGAGCAGGCGGTAAACGACTGCAAGCAAGGCAAAAGATCCCAAGCCGAGCTGCGGCGCAAGGCGGCCAAGCTGGAGGAGGAGTTGAAGCAGCTCAACGAGGAGGTGGCCAAGCTCCGCAAGGATCTGGAAAACACCGCCATGCTGCTTAAGCCCGAGGCCAAACTGGCCAAGGAGCGTGAGTTCGAGCGCAAGGCCAGGCGCCTCAACGACCGGCGCCGCGACGCCCAGCAAGAGGTGCGCGAGGCCCAACGCGACGCCTTTGCGCCCATTCTCAGGCGCATGCAGGGGATCATAAAGGCCTTGGGCGCCAAGGGCGGCTTTGCCTTGATCACCGAGGCCCGCACTGCGCTCTACTTCCCCCAGAGCTCCGACATCACCAGTGAAGTGATCGCGGCCTACGACAAGAAGTACCCGTAG
- the bamA gene encoding outer membrane protein assembly factor BamA, whose translation MRRTLLALTLALVLFAPAVAQAADAMKVAIFPFHVFSREPLTDLRDDVQKMLRDKLNTMGVTVIPLDEVNQALAAEGKPLDLTLARKVAGRLGADFAITGSITKIGSRVSLDAKTLDVLGMQRPQSAFVEGSGLDSIATLTDRIARELAVQVSGREKVSTIEISGNRRIESDAIKAVLKTKEGGVFSPILIDDDLKAIWKLGYFDDVKIATADSPKGKVVTIAVKEKPAVREVKFEGNEEIDTKDLQDQIGLKRFAVYKPAAVKEAEQKIVQMYRDKGYYDVKVTSQVINLPKGDLGIKFTIVEGEKVYVSKIELRGNKAFSESELKEVMSTGEKGWLSWFKDDHVMEWAKLEQDVQKLNDFYYNHGYMSARVGKPEITRGKDGLILTINIEEGPRFKVSTVGISGQLIIPQKDLEAMIKTKPGDWYNREQLRLDLATLHELYANRGFAYVEVRPQVRQNMKEHTVALDFQVTKGAKIYFDRIVISGNTRTRDKVIRRELGMAEGDLFSATAIRSANMRLHRLNFFEDITITPTKGADPDTMDVNIKVKEKRTGQVSFGAGYSTQDSFMIMGQLSESNLFGRGQQVQFRATLGGLTNRFTLSFTEPWLFDRPISFGVDLYNWDREYIQYTKNATGGNLRWGFPTPLAYTRFYLWYTYEQATVSDVDSNADYYIKSQEGTYTTSAFKGILRRDTRDATFNTTKGSDNNISVQWAGPPLGGTNAFTKIIANSGWYFPMWWDTVFVLHGQLGWLDQHSDGELPIYEKFFLGGINTLRGFAYQSVSPMDANGDLIGGERMFVANVELRFPLFRKAGLTGVVFYDTGNSWTSAQGYDFGDLRQSVGVGIRWMSPMGPLRLEYGYVLDQQPYDDLSAFEFTVGGLF comes from the coding sequence ATGAGGAGAACTCTGCTGGCATTGACCTTGGCCTTGGTGCTCTTTGCCCCTGCCGTGGCCCAGGCGGCCGATGCCATGAAGGTGGCGATCTTTCCTTTCCACGTCTTTAGCCGGGAGCCTCTGACCGATCTGCGCGACGACGTGCAGAAGATGCTCAGGGACAAGCTGAACACCATGGGGGTGACGGTTATTCCCCTGGACGAAGTCAACCAGGCCTTGGCGGCGGAAGGCAAGCCCCTGGACCTCACCCTGGCCCGCAAGGTGGCCGGCCGTTTGGGCGCGGATTTCGCCATCACCGGCTCCATCACCAAGATCGGCAGCCGGGTGTCCCTGGACGCCAAGACCTTGGACGTGTTGGGTATGCAGCGTCCCCAATCCGCCTTTGTGGAGGGATCGGGCCTGGATTCCATCGCCACGCTCACCGACCGCATCGCCCGCGAGCTGGCGGTGCAGGTAAGCGGCCGCGAGAAGGTCTCCACTATCGAAATATCCGGCAACCGCCGCATAGAGTCCGATGCCATCAAGGCGGTGCTCAAGACCAAGGAGGGTGGCGTCTTTTCGCCCATCCTCATCGACGACGACCTCAAGGCCATCTGGAAGCTGGGTTACTTCGACGACGTGAAGATCGCCACCGCCGACAGTCCCAAGGGCAAGGTGGTCACCATCGCCGTCAAGGAAAAGCCGGCGGTGCGCGAGGTCAAATTCGAGGGTAACGAGGAGATCGACACCAAGGATCTGCAAGACCAGATAGGTCTCAAGCGTTTCGCGGTGTACAAGCCGGCCGCCGTAAAGGAAGCCGAGCAAAAGATCGTCCAGATGTATCGCGACAAGGGCTACTACGACGTCAAGGTGACCAGCCAGGTCATCAACCTGCCCAAGGGCGATCTGGGCATCAAGTTCACCATCGTCGAGGGTGAAAAGGTCTACGTCTCCAAGATCGAGTTGCGGGGCAACAAGGCCTTCAGCGAGAGCGAGCTCAAGGAGGTCATGAGCACCGGAGAAAAAGGCTGGCTCTCCTGGTTCAAGGACGACCACGTCATGGAGTGGGCCAAGCTGGAGCAGGACGTCCAGAAGCTCAACGACTTTTATTACAACCACGGCTATATGAGCGCCCGGGTGGGCAAGCCCGAGATCACCCGCGGCAAGGACGGCCTGATCCTGACCATCAACATCGAGGAGGGCCCCCGCTTCAAGGTCTCCACCGTGGGCATCTCCGGCCAGCTGATCATCCCCCAGAAGGACCTGGAGGCGATGATCAAGACCAAGCCGGGTGACTGGTACAACCGCGAGCAGTTGCGCCTGGACCTGGCCACCCTGCACGAGCTTTACGCCAACCGCGGCTTTGCCTACGTGGAGGTGCGCCCTCAGGTGCGCCAGAACATGAAAGAGCACACCGTGGCCCTGGATTTCCAGGTGACCAAGGGCGCCAAGATCTACTTTGACCGCATTGTCATCAGCGGCAACACCCGCACCCGCGACAAGGTGATCCGCCGCGAGTTGGGCATGGCCGAAGGCGACCTGTTCTCGGCCACCGCCATCCGCTCGGCCAACATGCGCCTGCACCGGCTCAACTTCTTCGAGGACATCACCATCACGCCCACCAAGGGCGCCGATCCCGATACCATGGACGTGAACATCAAGGTGAAGGAGAAGCGCACCGGCCAGGTATCCTTCGGCGCGGGCTACTCCACCCAGGACTCCTTCATGATCATGGGCCAGCTCAGCGAGTCCAACCTCTTCGGCCGGGGCCAGCAGGTGCAGTTTAGGGCCACCCTGGGCGGCCTGACCAACCGCTTCACCCTGAGCTTCACCGAGCCGTGGCTTTTTGATCGCCCCATCAGCTTCGGAGTTGATCTCTACAACTGGGACCGCGAGTACATCCAGTACACCAAGAACGCCACGGGCGGCAACTTGCGCTGGGGCTTCCCCACGCCGCTGGCCTACACCCGCTTCTATCTCTGGTACACCTATGAACAGGCCACGGTGTCCGATGTTGACAGCAACGCGGATTACTACATCAAGAGCCAGGAGGGCACCTACACCACCAGCGCTTTCAAGGGCATTTTGCGCCGCGATACCCGCGATGCCACCTTTAACACCACCAAGGGCTCGGACAACAACATAAGCGTGCAGTGGGCCGGTCCCCCGTTGGGCGGCACCAACGCGTTTACCAAAATTATCGCCAACAGCGGCTGGTATTTCCCCATGTGGTGGGATACGGTATTCGTGTTGCACGGACAGTTGGGCTGGCTGGATCAGCACTCGGACGGTGAGCTGCCCATTTACGAGAAGTTCTTCCTGGGCGGCATCAACACTCTCCGGGGCTTTGCCTATCAATCGGTGAGCCCCATGGACGCCAACGGCGACCTCATCGGTGGCGAGCGCATGTTCGTGGCCAACGTCGAGTTGCGTTTCCCGTTGTTCAGGAAGGCGGGCCTCACGGGCGTGGTCTTCTACGACACCGGTAACTCCTGGACCTCGGCGCAGGGATACGATTTCGGCGACCTGCGTCAAAGCGTGGGTGTCGGCATTCGCTGGATGTCGCCCATGGGCCCGTTGCGCCTGGAGTACGGTTACGTGCTTGACCAGCAGCCCTATGACGACCTGTCTGCCTTCGAGTTCACCGTCGGCGGCTTGTTCTAG
- a CDS encoding ABC transporter ATP-binding protein: MTDEPRYIHIKQLKKTYFGPQDQVEVLKDLDLEVAQGETVAIVGASGVGKSTLLHIVGALDRPTSGRVMVGGREIFQMDEASLASFRNRQVGFVFQFHHLLPEFSALENVMMPALIARQDRAQAQKQAMELLDEVGVAHRSSHRVAQLSGGEAQRVAVARALVLGPSLLLADEPTGNLDERTGELVHQLLVKLNKSHGLTTLVATHNQRLAEALGRRVRLADGKAFSLDQAGPSEE; this comes from the coding sequence TTGACAGACGAGCCCAGATACATTCATATAAAGCAGCTTAAAAAGACGTACTTTGGGCCACAGGACCAGGTGGAGGTCCTCAAGGATCTGGACCTCGAGGTCGCCCAAGGCGAGACGGTGGCCATAGTGGGAGCCTCGGGCGTGGGCAAGTCCACGCTGCTACATATTGTGGGAGCTCTTGACCGACCCACCTCTGGTCGGGTTATGGTGGGGGGACGCGAAATTTTCCAGATGGACGAAGCGTCCTTGGCTTCGTTTCGCAACCGTCAGGTAGGTTTCGTGTTCCAGTTTCATCACCTGCTACCCGAGTTCAGCGCCTTGGAGAACGTGATGATGCCCGCGCTCATAGCCCGCCAGGACAGGGCGCAGGCCCAAAAGCAGGCCATGGAGCTTTTGGACGAGGTGGGAGTGGCCCACCGCAGTTCGCACCGGGTGGCGCAGCTTTCCGGCGGCGAGGCCCAGCGGGTGGCGGTGGCCCGGGCCCTGGTGTTGGGTCCCAGCCTGCTCTTGGCCGATGAGCCCACGGGCAACCTGGACGAACGTACTGGAGAATTGGTCCACCAATTGTTGGTGAAGCTCAATAAAAGTCACGGGCTCACCACCCTGGTGGCCACCCACAACCAACGGCTGGCCGAGGCGCTGGGGCGCCGGGTGCGGTTGGCCGACGGCAAGGCCTTCAGCCTGGATCAGGCAGGGCCCAGCGAGGAATGA
- a CDS encoding lipoprotein-releasing ABC transporter permease subunit, with protein sequence MRFEVFLAFRFLRARQHAFINLITILSMAGVALGVCALIVVLSVMNGFQDEFTKKIVGMNSHVTIYKAGGIIESPQAVVKKLDQMPQVTGVSPIVYGQVMLVAPAAASGAIVYGLQAPDSPKAKELAQHLVAGDLKRLSRPLGDGLWGVVLGSALARRLGLGMGAVVNVINPLGEDTPVGRAPKTEPFQVVGIFESGLYQFDSSIVFMGLAAGQRFLDLGQGVTGMEVMLKDLYQAPAVAKTIGRRLGPLYYARDWISTNSNLFAALKLEKIAMFVILILIVFVASFGIVSSLIMMVMVKTRDIGILKALGATRASLRRVFMLQGLFIGLVGTVVGVGGGLFLCWLLSRYHFIQLPKAVYPINTLPVQVDPLMVAVVAACAVLISLLATIYPARVAGGLDPVRALRYE encoded by the coding sequence ATGCGTTTCGAGGTCTTCCTGGCCTTCCGCTTTCTGCGCGCCCGTCAGCATGCTTTTATCAATTTGATAACCATCCTTTCCATGGCCGGGGTGGCGCTGGGGGTGTGCGCGCTTATCGTGGTCCTCAGCGTCATGAACGGGTTCCAGGACGAGTTCACCAAGAAAATCGTGGGCATGAACTCCCATGTCACCATCTACAAGGCCGGGGGCATTATCGAATCGCCCCAGGCGGTGGTGAAAAAGCTGGATCAGATGCCCCAAGTGACCGGAGTCTCGCCCATCGTCTATGGCCAGGTGATGCTGGTGGCACCGGCCGCGGCCAGCGGCGCCATCGTCTATGGCCTACAGGCCCCGGACTCGCCCAAGGCCAAGGAGTTGGCTCAGCACCTGGTGGCCGGCGACCTTAAGCGCCTGTCCCGGCCCTTGGGCGACGGCCTGTGGGGAGTGGTGCTGGGTTCGGCCCTGGCCCGGCGCCTGGGCCTAGGGATGGGCGCGGTGGTCAACGTCATCAACCCCCTGGGCGAGGACACGCCGGTGGGGCGCGCGCCCAAGACCGAGCCTTTCCAGGTGGTGGGCATCTTCGAGTCGGGGCTCTATCAGTTCGACTCTTCCATCGTGTTCATGGGCCTGGCCGCGGGACAGCGCTTTTTGGACCTGGGCCAGGGGGTCACCGGCATGGAAGTCATGCTCAAGGACCTGTACCAGGCCCCCGCCGTGGCCAAGACCATAGGACGGCGTCTGGGCCCTCTGTATTACGCCCGCGACTGGATCAGCACCAACAGCAACCTTTTCGCCGCCCTGAAGCTGGAAAAAATCGCCATGTTCGTGATCCTCATCCTGATCGTGTTCGTGGCTTCTTTTGGCATCGTGAGCAGTCTGATCATGATGGTCATGGTAAAGACCCGCGATATCGGTATCTTGAAAGCCCTGGGCGCCACCAGGGCCAGCTTGCGGCGGGTTTTCATGCTCCAGGGGCTGTTCATCGGCCTGGTGGGCACGGTGGTGGGGGTCGGCGGAGGGCTCTTCCTGTGCTGGCTTTTGTCGCGCTACCACTTCATCCAGCTGCCCAAGGCGGTGTATCCCATCAACACCTTGCCGGTGCAGGTGGACCCCCTGATGGTGGCGGTGGTGGCCGCTTGCGCGGTGCTAATCAGCCTGTTGGCCACGATTTATCCGGCCAGGGTCGCGGGAGGCCTGGACCCGGTACGCGCGCTGCGATATGAATAA
- the lysS gene encoding lysine--tRNA ligase, which produces MAKDQQKSNQENAQAAATDENLLIKQRRQKAAQIQELGLQLYPNTFRPRDTIGEVVKNHGQLDAARLEYQEYLKFSLAGRIMAIRSFGKAAFIKITDRTGSLQLHVQKDVIAPEQFKLFKKLDVGDIIGVVGHLFRTRTRELTLKAEQLYLVTKAMRPLPEKFHGLTDVEQRYRQRYLDLIMNQEVRDIFRARSTIVSTLRGFLTERDFLEVETPMMQAIPGGATARPFETHHNALNMKLYLRVAPELYLKRLVVGGLERVFELNRNFRNEGVSVRHNPEFTMLEFYQAYATYEDLITMTEEMFGKVAMAVKGSLSFDYQGRNVDLTPPWQSIDFRSSLLEMGQVPPEVLFDREKALNMSTAMGGQHDRGDSLGKALAKIFDVTVEPNLWQPTFVTGFPRDISPLSRTNDLDPDIVDRFEFFITGREMGNGFSELNDPDDQRSRFNEQVAQREAGDDEAQFMDQDYVKALEFGMPPTAGEGMGIDRLVMLMTDQPSIREVILFPLLRPEQG; this is translated from the coding sequence GTGGCAAAAGACCAGCAAAAGAGCAATCAGGAGAACGCGCAGGCCGCGGCCACCGATGAGAACCTCCTGATCAAGCAGCGACGCCAAAAGGCGGCTCAGATCCAAGAGTTGGGGCTCCAGCTCTATCCCAACACCTTCCGGCCCCGCGACACCATCGGGGAAGTGGTGAAAAACCACGGTCAACTGGACGCCGCCCGCCTGGAATACCAGGAATATCTGAAATTTTCCCTGGCCGGGCGGATCATGGCCATCCGCTCCTTTGGCAAGGCCGCTTTTATCAAGATCACCGACCGCACCGGCAGCCTGCAGCTGCACGTGCAAAAGGACGTGATCGCCCCCGAGCAGTTCAAGCTGTTCAAGAAGCTGGACGTGGGCGACATCATCGGGGTGGTGGGCCATCTGTTCCGCACCCGCACCCGCGAGCTCACCTTGAAGGCGGAGCAGCTCTACCTGGTGACCAAGGCCATGCGGCCCCTGCCCGAGAAGTTCCACGGCCTCACCGACGTGGAGCAGCGCTACCGCCAGCGTTACCTGGACCTGATCATGAATCAGGAGGTGCGCGATATTTTCCGGGCCCGCTCCACCATCGTCTCCACCCTGCGGGGTTTCCTCACCGAGCGCGACTTCCTGGAGGTGGAGACCCCCATGATGCAGGCCATCCCCGGCGGTGCCACCGCGCGTCCCTTTGAGACCCATCACAACGCCCTGAACATGAAGCTGTACCTCAGGGTGGCCCCGGAGCTATATTTGAAGCGCCTGGTGGTGGGCGGCCTGGAGCGGGTGTTCGAGCTCAACCGTAACTTCCGCAACGAGGGGGTGAGCGTTCGCCACAACCCCGAGTTCACCATGCTGGAGTTCTATCAGGCCTACGCCACATACGAAGACCTCATCACCATGACCGAGGAGATGTTCGGCAAGGTGGCCATGGCGGTCAAGGGCTCCCTCAGCTTCGATTACCAGGGCCGCAACGTGGACCTTACCCCGCCCTGGCAGAGCATAGACTTCCGCAGCTCGCTGTTGGAGATGGGTCAGGTGCCGCCCGAGGTGCTCTTTGACCGGGAAAAGGCCCTGAACATGTCCACCGCCATGGGCGGGCAGCATGATCGCGGCGACAGCCTGGGCAAGGCCCTGGCCAAGATATTCGACGTGACCGTGGAGCCCAACCTCTGGCAGCCCACGTTCGTGACCGGCTTCCCCCGGGACATCAGCCCGCTCAGCCGCACCAACGACCTGGACCCGGACATCGTGGACCGCTTCGAGTTTTTCATCACCGGCCGCGAGATGGGCAACGGCTTCAGCGAGCTCAACGACCCCGACGACCAGCGCAGCCGCTTCAACGAGCAGGTGGCCCAGCGGGAGGCCGGCGACGACGAGGCCCAGTTCATGGATCAGGATTACGTCAAGGCCCTGGAGTTCGGCATGCCCCCCACCGCGGGGGAGGGCATGGGCATCGACCGGCTGGTGATGCTCATGACCGACCAGCCCAGCATCCGGGAGGTCATCCTTTTCCCATTGCTTAGGCCTGAGCAGGGTTGA
- a CDS encoding PxxKW family cysteine-rich protein → MLCTTTRPGQECALMGKDGCGFNGGTCHPAVEPCLGCDHSVTVGDMVYCKSYPDPAVKWRYGNCNFATHVKGEAKEAPKNLNPIKASKRAHAR, encoded by the coding sequence ATGCTGTGCACCACCACCCGCCCCGGCCAGGAATGCGCTTTAATGGGCAAAGACGGTTGTGGTTTCAACGGCGGCACCTGCCATCCGGCGGTGGAGCCTTGCCTGGGCTGCGATCACAGCGTGACCGTGGGCGACATGGTCTACTGCAAGAGCTACCCCGATCCGGCGGTCAAGTGGCGTTACGGCAACTGCAACTTCGCCACCCACGTGAAGGGCGAAGCCAAGGAAGCCCCCAAGAACCTCAACCCCATCAAGGCCTCCAAGCGCGCCCACGCCCGCTAG